The Mercenaria mercenaria strain notata chromosome 6, MADL_Memer_1, whole genome shotgun sequence genome contains the following window.
gtttcatgaaaatccttcaaggggtttaggagatatggaccggacacgaatttgttacggacggaaggacggacgcagaccattcctataatccctccgccacggcgggggattaaaaaaagatattgctGAACATCACTTTCTAAAAATGGTCCCTTTTAGCATGGCATGACTCATGCGTATGGTACAAAAGCCTAGTCACTGTTTTAGCTTGTCCATTTTGAGGTCCAGTTTTTTATCACAAATATTTAGGCATATCAGATATGTATGAAACTGTAACTGTAAAATTTGTTGATATTGTATGATGAAGTGTTTGCTATCTGCAGTAAATATGCATCGAAATAGTATTGTGTTTATTTTGTAGATCACATTTTTGTTAGTAAAATTGACGAAAAAGTCTTGGTACTTGTTGTTTATAAAACAGATACACTTCTGCTCTACCTTCTCACACCAAATTTACATTGTGCATACATTCAATTCAACACCCTCCTTTAAAAAGCTATGCAGTAGATTGGGCCACATTTTTTTATCATCACCACTGTTCATGTCCATGTCAGCTTTTGACCTTATGTACATGAATAACAAACTAAAGAAAACCTGTGTCCATCTATGCAGTCTGCAGGACAAGAAGAAATGCAGTTATTTTCTTTCTGAGAGAATGAGAGGATTTATAACAACCATGAAAATGTCCCAAGACAAAAGCTGGATTGTAGTTGCTAATGCAAGCTGAAGTTTGATCTGATATTTTCAACATCATTATGCCACCCATTGAAGAGAGAGTATATTAATTAACTTTGAGCATAGTATTATAAACCAGGGACTGTTTGATCATACAACTGTCAAACTTCATGATTGCCTCCAGTCCGTAGTTGTCACCTCATTTATTGAGttactaggtcaaggtcacaatgactaaGACTGAAAACGGTTTGTATTAAATGATGGTAGTCAGTAGATGAAAGATCAAGTTCACAGTGtcatgtaaacatttgacctgCAGTCTTCACACATCTTATGGTATGGTTGCCTTCAGTagagtcaataggtcaaatgtcaaggtcatgcTGAGCATAGATATTGTTCATCATTAATAAGGGAGATGTTCATCATTAATAAGGGAGAGCGCGCGATAAGTGGACATTACCCTTACGGCCATCAGATTTCATTGGATGATTGTCTGcgaccagtagatgacctctaatgttttggggtcaaagtcacacttaaaaCTGAACAACAATTGTTGATCAATAGCTGGAGAATGATGAGCAGCCGTCACACTAAATGACGTAAATCGATTTACAGTGGTCAATATCTCTGTAGATTGTAGTTTCAATGATCAAGGTCGGGCTAAAAGCGATTCCCAGCTtacaacttgagaacgcttttTCCAACGGTAGTTAAACCGTTACTTGCCTGTACCATACTTCAAAACGATGATGTTTTTCTTCTCGTTAGTAATGTGTTCAACCCATTTTGCACGTGCTTGGATAATCACCGTCTTAAAAAACACTTCTCGTCAAAATtaacatacagaaaaaaagattatcacatgatatttttcagttgtaAATTTCCACCATTGTATGGTCTAGTCCTAAAATGTCGATGATTTTGACTACATTTGTCGCTTGTTTCATATATCTTAGTGAGTTTACAAGCAAGATAAATTTGTATGtaaaaaatgagaaatataaatatcgaatatatttcgaaactttcatGGTCCTAAAAGTATTCCATGCTagtaaaattgttcaaaatatcttCATAATTCAAAAATGAATCCTTACTACATGTACTATCACTCCTGGGAACCTATAGAATGATTTGTAGTATATGtattaatcttacaaaatgtagaTGAAATTCAGGAACTCTCTGAAACAAACAGTAGATTATTAATGCATCAAAGCATTTATCACATGTCTGACATTTAACTATGgtagacgttggtcaaattgatttgGGCTAAAAcgggtaaagaaagaagaaatttttaagTTTCAGTAGAAAACgattacatgtgataaaaagaatattacatttgtgtcatTCCACACtgattttattaaactcgttgaataagaTTGATATAacgctcggcagagcctcgcattttatcattagctcgactattcgaagaataggggagctatcctactcgccccgttagcgtgagcgtcagcgtcacacaaatgttaaagttcgcgtatcaccccaaatattttcaatgtcaattgagatattgctttcatattttgcatacttgtttaccatcattaccccagtctgtaaacaggagcagacaattctatcaagcattttgactgaattatggccccttttcgacttagaatatgcttactgtaatgttaaagttggcgtatcaccccaaatattttcaaagtccattgagatattgctttcatattttgcatacttgtttaccatcatgaccccagtctataAACAGGAGCAGagaactctatcaagcattttgactgaattatggtccgttttcgacttagaatatgtttattgtaatgttaacgttatactcatagcttatattatattatcaagcactgagaatagtcgagcacgctgtcaactgacagctcttgttttattcgACTCGTTTAATAAAAagtcaatatgaaaagacactcatgtattATCCTGTAATAAGGCTTggttgagccgtgccatgggaaaaccaacatagtgggtgtgcgaccagcatggatccagaccagcctgcgcgtccgcgcagtctggtcaggctccatgctgttcgctaacagtttctccaattccaataggctttaaaagcgaacagcatggagcctgaccagactgcgcggatgcgcaggctggtctggatccatgctggtcgcacacccactatgttggttttcccatggcacggctcaattaattaatttacaaataaaattatatgtaattCAGTCAGAAAGAGGACATTTTAAGTGTCGGTAAGTATCTCAAGTCGAGTTCTGTTCAGAATTTGGACCTTTTAGATTAAGTGGCCTCTTTATCAATGTTACATTAGCCCTGCTTTACCTTCTGAACCTTGATCAACACTCGCTTTACACTGCACTCAGTCTCCACTTGTATCATTTCAGTTActtgttaatatttcattatttatttatttacttgtttgttatcttttttttgtGATTTAACTTCTGGTTGAATATGTTCATGTAATTAAGAATACTCGTTATTGGTGGATTTATTGGATATAAATCGGAGAATAGATTTTTGTAACTTATAGTTGGCATTTTATGCAAATGCTGCGCATCTTGTACAGAAAAATGTGTAATTTAACGTGTAaaaaagccattatgttggtatttgggatattttttatattatttttctcCGGTTACATGTTCTTCTTCAATCACGGTCCTCCGGAGAACATTATAGCAGCGAATCGGGAAAACCGGCAAGGATTTCGCGTGTTTGAAAACAAAGACagtaataaaaatgaactggataTAGAAATAGAGGAAGAAGAACGAAAAGCTATAGAATACTGGGAACTATTTATAAAGAAACATGATTTTACGCCCATAGGAGAACTATATGATAACTGTGGTAAGTACTGTGACGAAAGATTTAGTTTATACTAGTTTATTGaagctcgattgtgataaaagcttcaaaCTATCGAGTCGGCTAACTATTGTCTTATGAGAAAGCCCTGTCGTGGCCCAAGTGGGGCTCGAGCCCGCGACCCCCGAGTTGATCGGCCAACATATTAACCACTAGAACACCGCTCCCCTTGTGAAAGATTTAATACATTGACAGAGGAAATTGACTTCCTtatcaagaaatataaaaatagaaatgttaaaatttcgTACATGTTCGTGTACATGTAAATGTGGGTGTGTTTCTTATGGTTACCATAAGTACCTTAGGCGTCGGAATTAAGGTTTGTGCCAACTTCCAAACTTCCCGCAGCTATGGCCTGTCTTTTAAGGACCTCATTACCGCCTAAATAGTTACCCCCGGGCCGGACAATCCTATTTGTACAAACAGCATGTGAAAGAATCTTACAGGCTGTTCTATCGGGCAATTTGAGCAGACGCTCACCCTGTCGGACTATGGATCTCGTACACAAACACGAAATGAAATCTCGGCCGCTCATGCATGCCTTCACTGGATGGAGCATTGATCTGTCAATTTAGCGGTTCTATCCTCTGCCCCAGGGGTGTTCATTTTGGTCTTACATGTCTTCTTTTTAAGTCATCTGTATATATTTAAATGTGTAATAAGACAGACTAAATCTCAAGCAGTTTTTCCTTCTTCGTTACTTTATTTTGCCATGGACATCACTTAACTTGGagaaggtcgttggttcaatATAGATGACAACCCGGACGTGACGATGTGGGTAACTTTTCATAATTAATTTGGGTTgtttaaacccaaacaaaaaagtcataaaatgcaTTTAGGAATATCTCGAAACACATACAAGATATACAGACTCAATGCAGTTTATGCCTATTTTATACAACGGTGCCTTCTCTGTCAAGCCCTATCCGTTAGACGTGACGTTCTGACGTCTTATAAACTTTTACGTCCTTATATTCATTATTCTGAATAAACTATTCCGACtgcaaataattttatatatataaatgaaagaaataaagcatctTCCTtttacaaatctgaaaaaaactACATACATGTTTTTTAATTTGAGAAGGAAATAGATGATCTCATTCAAGTCCAGTATCTGTTTAATTCTTTCAGATGAAAAAGACCGTATGATGGTTGGACGGACGATAATGTTACCAGATGTAAGATGGGGCGGATTAAAAGGAGTGAAGGCGAGAACTTTCATAAATACAACGTTAGGTATGTTCATCCTTCGACCGTGTTTCATCCTGCTGATTAACAACATAATGACTGGGCTTTCGGTCTGGATAAAACAGAACCAACAAACTTTTCAGGGAATATTTTATAGTAGATGACAAGGTGACTGTGATTAAGTTATGAAATGAATCCcaatttttgtagttttattcaGTTATTAAATTATAGGGTGAGAGGAAGCTTTAAAATCACTGCCATTTTATATATAAGGAAAAATCCCCGTAACGCTGCATCGTCGAACGTCCCTATTTCTATGCGTCAAAACGTCACGTGGTCAATTAACGAATTCAACCCTTCGACTTCTGTTACAAATAAGTATTCTTTTTGGGTCAATGCGTTTGAAGGGAATACATTATAGAAATGTAATAGACGTGCACAAAGAATAAACGTTGTCACAGTATAAAAATCGTGGTAGATCAGCGGTCTCCAAAATGTGACATTTTCTGACTTGCGGATAGTCTTTATCACTGCAGTGAACTCCGTTATCGTAATTATCAATCATAGATtgtataaattgttgaaaaacaaaaGCTTTACGTGTTGACATACATATAGCTGATAAATAACCCGGTCACGTTTATATCcgtgttcagtttttttttttcaaaattctacatGCACTAGCACTTTCTGACTCGTATGCATGCCCCGTTGCCTCTCCATAGaccgaaattaaaaaaaaattaacttggTCTACCGCAAAGGCAGTCTAACTGAATCAGATTCAAAGTTCAAATAGGTCAATGCCTTTTAAGAAGGACTTGGTATCTAGGACATTGGTTACATGTGTACTAGTCTTgctattttgatgaaaaatatctctttttgtaCAGACATTTGtctaataaaaactgtaaaaatgtttatcaagATTACTCGTAAGCCGAGAATACTATAATTGCTTGTAAAGATCAAGGTTACACATAGTGCACGGTAACTTTGGTAACCATTTAGCTATGGAAGAAGACCACAAACTAGCAAACTAAATGTCGTGGTGTCGATGAGTTTGAATACTCTTCCAAATCAAATTACCTGTGAACGTATTTATATTGAAAAGATGGTATAAAATATAAGATATGTCACGGTAGTAACTGATTTCTGTCAGTCTATCGTTTTCGCCATTTTTTAAAGTCTTTCTGTCGCCCCAACACAACATAAAGACGAGATTTCGtggcattttattttgttgttgtgcCCTATTGCTCACGCCACGACGACAGAACGAAAATATGACAGTGGCAAAACGAAAGAAAGACACATGAAAAGCACACGGTGATATCGGCGACCTCAAATTGCTGCCTTATCGTTCTGTCTCTGTTTCAGGGGCGATAGAGCGACACAAAGACATAATAAATAATATGTCGGGGATGACCGCACATAACATATAAGTATGTTATAAGTGAAATATAAATGTACTAATATAGAAAAGTCCTTACCCAATCAAACTAACAATTGCAGTATAAACTAACAATGCTTTGCTTACATGCACAGACTCCGAGCTGACTGGCGGAAGATTTTTCCTCGAAGTAAAATATAATGGCAAAGACCTATACAGTAACAACTGGGAACTATGTACCCTAGATGAAGATTACGAAGATCGGCTCATATACTGTCCCTTCAATCCCGGAGAGTATTCTTTTGTGAAAGACAGGCAAATTCCTTTATATTTACCAAAGGTAGGTATGTAAGAAAATAgttctcgaaaaaaaaaaatctttgatcaGTTTAGACATATTTGTAAATACGTTgagaaaatgatatgatataATTACTGAGGTTTAATAACTAAGGTTTCGGGTTCGAACACCGGCCAGCCCTCTAACATGACTCGGCCTAAATGGCACCAGGAGGGTGGACTCAGATAAAGGATAAATCAGTGGCTAATATCTGTTAAAATGTTTTGAGTCTGCCggaaaatatatgagccgtgtcatgagaaaaccaacataatgggtttgcgaccagcatggatccagaccagcctgcgcatccgcgcagtctggtcaggatccatgctgttcgctaacagtttctccaatgccaataggctttgaaagcgaacagcatggatcctgaccagactgcgcggatgcgcaggctggtatggatccatgctggtcgcaaacacactatgttggttttctcatggtgcggctcatatatttgcTGCGAGGAATATAGAAATATGCATGAGAAGGTTTTTGTGACGGCGATGACTTTCAACCCCTCTTTTTTGTACTTGATTGTTTTCTGCCGTCTAAAGTACATACGTAGTACTTGATCGAAGTAACCTCGCGCAAAAATGTAGTTCTTTTAAGTTTGTTATTGCCTATAAGTAGTTTTTCTATGTTAACACTTAATGAACTCTCTATGTGTTGAATTGTTTTAGGGCcagtcaaaattttttttgtttattgattAATTAGGAAATTTGATCAGTGTTATCACCTATGTACATATTAGTCTAAAATAATGGgcacttttaaaattttacgaagtagtaaaaagaaaaatattagcaAAATATTGAGTGCTGGAGGGGATTGGAAGAAAGTGtgatttgtttcaatttttgtatCTTGCAACTTTACAAAAGTGCATAGTCAACTTATAAAATGCAGTAAAACCATTGGATACAGAGGTCTAccggtttaaaaaaaaacacacacaaatattAAAGGGAAAATAGTTAGTAGTTATACGAACTGCGAACATCTTTGTTTAATCCGCGGCCGTTAAAATACTTGCgacattaaaaaatgtcatatcaaAAATATAGAAACCTTTGAGCGCTCATCTCGTCAAAAGCAGTTCAGTCGTTGATTGATAGGCGAAGATGCAGACGATGCTgataatgttatattttgttttcagggGCGGTACGAGACAAAGGGTTGGATGACGGACCAGGAAGGCCAGATTATCGTCTGCGGCTTCTCGGATTTCTCCCTCTAAATCACAGTTCTTATACAGAACATTACATTGACTTTCTAAAAGCGGATTTTcgtaaaatttatttctaagTATGCAGGCACCAAATATAACAAAaccatctacatgtatatggttgTTAGCAGAGTTATTTTGACGATAAATTTCgttgcaaaaaagaaaacaacgttTTCTTACGTAAATTCTGTGTCCAGGTAAATTTCCAAAACATTTTCTCCAGAATTTTACCGAACCTTTAAGTTGATTTTTTGCTTGAATTTTTACTAAGgtattcacttttttttttcataaattcaaAATAGAGTCAAATTTactttttgctgtaaaatattgtGGTACCGAAATTTGTAATGCATCTCAtcgaaattatatatatatatatatttttttttttatttttaccctCATGAAATTGATTCCTATCAGGATTTGTGATACCAGTCTTTAGATCGACGAAAATAAACACGGCACACGCATTAGATAATATTTCTACAGCCTATTTCAACCAAACTATTCCATAATTATAAAGGGACTGACCTACAGGTTTAAAGCAGCATGTTTCTAGATATTCGCGTAACAAAACAGGCAgtaatttataaagaaatcaGAGATATTATCACGACGGAAGTTTTATACAGTTTTCGAGTTGGGAATTAAAATAATTGACAAGATTTATCAACAAAGCAATGCAGTATGCTAGTGTGCCAAATTCAACCAAAAATTGAAATAAGCCTGTTAGGCCAGGCTCGTATTCATCAACGTAAAAAGTCTGGAACTTAGAATGGCAAATATTCAAGTTGTCATAATATTGTTTACAGCAAAGCTATACTAATGCAATTTCGCAGAGTTGTCTGTAGCTACAGAATGAATATAGACGCAAAGTTTTATTACATCCTGTGTTAATTAAAAGTGacttaacaaaaaaataatcatttagcATTTTAATGTCTTCAGACTAAATTTTAGATCTTAAACGCTGATGAATGCGGGCCCTggatagtgttgtttttttttttaattattatgttatttaagtatatatagaggatatttgtttgtttcagtgtaagattgaaatatctttcacgagtgaacaccagatgcaatattttaccagtgaaaaaaaaaatatatttgatatttttcactgtgaaaatacaagATATATATCACTCTGATATTTTGATAAGTCGCTGAAAagcatgtgatataaaattattcaacagatttacaatttgaaattattccTATCAGTGACGTTCAAATGATTGATCAGGCAGAACAGTCTTGAAACTTCTACAACATATTGTATCAGGAAAACAATGTCTGGTTATAGGAACACTACAGTAATATTAAACTCATTCATTATTAATCATTTAGTTGATATTTTGTTCTTGAATCAAGTCattattacattatcttacttatacatttgtatttcatttaattaatagAGAGGTTGCGATTTTGTATTAGTTTGCGTACGCGTACATGCATGCAAAGCTTTTTGctataatatgaaattttaccgAGCTGCTCATTAAACGTGCAACTCTATACCTTAAAGACTCGATCCGTGCGCATGTCTAAACATTGggaaaaataaatgagccgcgccatgagaaaaccaacatagtggctttgcgaccagcatggatccagaccagcctgcgcatccgcgcaatctggtcaggatccatgctgttcgctaacggtttctctaattacaataggctttaaaggcgaacagcatggatcctgaccagactgcgcggatgcgcgggctggtctggatccatgctggtcgcaaagccactatgttggttttctcatggtgcggctcaaataaggAATAAATTCTGCACGTATGCAAACGCGCATTAGTATGAAATCGCAATCTTTAACGGTCGCaaattatgtttttgtgtttACTTATTTTTTACACTTGTTTATATGAAAGTGCTGTCTGTGCTTGAAACAATCGGTGTAAATATGGAAGTATGTcgctttaaattattttgtataacTCTCTCTCTCACTCACACACACGCGCATATAGTTTGCACCGCACACAAAATTAGCTGAAGGAAAGCTAATTTTCATCAAGCTATGTCTGTGATAATATCGTATTTCTTATTTATCTAAAACACATTGAATGATTTTGATATACGCAAATTTTGGCAATAGTTATTACACTTAAGTTTTATAAAGCCCACGGTTCCACAGTGcttttaatttcatattaaaaaataaaacatctgtcCAAACGgaggatatatatatttttcaaggtTAGAAAAGCTCTACTATCACTTATACCACCAGAGcactaaagggagataatttgactgTATTCAATAACTATTGACAAATAGACGATATAGCAAATGTCGAATATAGAAGATAACAAGAAATTTtgtgttcattatttttttaattgccCATATGAAGTagctttaaaatgtatatatgcaaaatgtttaaatgatgtaaataatgtcattttatttatttgtaaataaagcaACAAAGAAAATAATGCGTGGCAGTAATTTTTTCTGTtcaataaatacaatgtaatgtaTTTTACTTGGTCAAAGGGCATTCTTTAGAAATGTGATATCCGGTTCTGGAGATAACAGTAAGCAGGGTTTTTACGATACattcaaaactattcaagatattttggaaaaaaaaaacaacaagaagttCCTGTTACCAATCTTGGACTTATGATATCAGAGGTATTGTCttttatatttaaagagaattcgTGGGAAAAAACTTGTTTGATAAAATGTGGATATTTCTGAATATTCAACAAGTATTTAGATATCCACATAGATTCTAGGATAAAGACATGTATTAACTCAAGTTTACCTCACCATTTTTGAAATAAGGGATCTGCTGTTGTGCTATGTCTTGCAAAACCAGTCAGGTGACAGCCTTGCAAAACCATTCAGATGACAGTCTGGCAAAACCATTCAGGTGGCAGTCTTGCAAAACCATTCAGAGGACAGTCTGGCAAAACCATTCAGGTGGCAGTCTTGCAAAACCATTCAGAGGACAGTCTGGCAAAACCATTCAGGTGGCAGTCTGGCAAAACCATTCAGGTGACAGTCTGGCAAAACCATTCAGGTGACAGT
Protein-coding sequences here:
- the LOC128557744 gene encoding putative phosphatidylglycerol/phosphatidylinositol transfer protein 2; translated protein: MQMLRILYRKMCNLTCKKAIMLVFGIFFILFFSGYMFFFNHGPPENIIAANRENRQGFRVFENKDSNKNELDIEIEEEERKAIEYWELFIKKHDFTPIGELYDNCDEKDRMMVGRTIMLPDVRWGGLKGVKARTFINTTLDSELTGGRFFLEVKYNGKDLYSNNWELCTLDEDYEDRLIYCPFNPGEYSFVKDRQIPLYLPKGRYETKGWMTDQEGQIIVCGFSDFSL